Proteins encoded in a region of the Kosmotoga arenicorallina S304 genome:
- a CDS encoding cobalamin-dependent protein (Presence of a B(12) (cobalamin)-binding domain implies dependence on cobalamin itself, in one of its several forms, or in some unusual lineages, dependence on a cobalamin-like analog.) — MSPKKKIIGAAIGSDVHVAGILNFLELARKEGYQTIYLGGAVALDKFIGSIIEANPDIVAISYRLGKEALEGLLKKLRSLLKEHGLLKGRDLIFGGTYETAKIARKSRIFKKVFDGSESIEEVVMYLRGEIRGIKNENYPQDLIERINFKSPYPLIRHHIGLQTIEETESEIRKLARSRELDIISLAPDQNAQQWFFKQEKMDSSQDGAGGAPFRKKEDFERMYTASRYGNFPLLRCYSGTRDLIKYSKLLHTTIRNAWAAIPLTWYSELDRRSDRKLKKAIEENQKAIKWNAERNIPVEINESHQWALRYAPDTIEVATAYIAAYNAKKLGVKNYIAQYMFNTPPGISPAMDIAKMLAKRELIESLHDNTFRSYRMVRAGLLSFPADEGRAKGQLISSMFTASYLKPHIIHVVAFCEARRRAKAREIIESVKMVKKAHSEAIKGLPDFEADPMIKARKEILVNEAMLIVRAIARLGKGSKDPLTDPEVIWASIKTGILDAPGLAKMSVACGAVKTAIIDGANLAVDDKGRPISERKRLKALGFAI; from the coding sequence GTGAGCCCAAAAAAGAAAATTATTGGAGCCGCTATCGGGAGTGATGTGCATGTCGCTGGCATCTTGAATTTCCTCGAACTTGCAAGAAAAGAAGGTTATCAAACTATTTATCTTGGTGGTGCCGTTGCCTTAGATAAATTCATAGGAAGTATTATTGAAGCAAATCCAGATATTGTAGCAATAAGCTATCGACTTGGAAAGGAAGCGCTGGAAGGATTATTGAAAAAGCTAAGGTCACTGTTGAAGGAACACGGCTTGCTGAAAGGCAGGGATTTAATATTTGGCGGAACTTATGAAACGGCAAAAATTGCCAGAAAGAGCAGGATTTTCAAGAAAGTATTTGACGGAAGTGAATCAATCGAAGAGGTCGTAATGTATTTAAGAGGAGAAATTCGTGGAATTAAGAATGAGAACTATCCACAGGATCTCATAGAACGGATAAATTTCAAGTCACCATATCCTCTTATCCGCCATCATATAGGCCTTCAAACTATCGAAGAAACAGAAAGCGAAATCCGAAAACTAGCCAGATCAAGAGAACTCGACATTATTTCCCTTGCTCCTGACCAGAATGCACAGCAATGGTTTTTCAAACAGGAGAAAATGGACTCGTCACAGGATGGAGCCGGAGGTGCTCCTTTCAGAAAAAAAGAGGATTTTGAAAGAATGTATACTGCAAGCAGATATGGCAATTTCCCCCTATTGCGTTGTTATTCAGGAACAAGGGATCTTATTAAATACTCAAAGCTACTCCACACAACTATAAGGAACGCCTGGGCAGCTATTCCACTGACCTGGTATTCAGAACTTGACAGACGTTCAGATCGCAAATTGAAAAAGGCAATTGAAGAAAATCAGAAGGCAATCAAATGGAACGCTGAACGCAACATTCCTGTGGAGATAAACGAGTCACATCAATGGGCACTTCGCTATGCACCGGATACAATAGAAGTCGCAACGGCTTACATTGCCGCATACAATGCCAAAAAACTCGGCGTGAAAAACTATATTGCCCAGTATATGTTTAATACACCACCGGGAATTTCCCCTGCGATGGATATAGCTAAGATGCTGGCAAAAAGGGAGCTCATTGAATCTCTTCATGACAACACTTTCAGATCCTACCGCATGGTCAGAGCAGGGCTTCTGTCTTTTCCCGCCGATGAGGGACGTGCCAAGGGCCAGCTAATTTCTTCAATGTTTACGGCATCATACCTCAAGCCACACATCATTCATGTTGTAGCATTCTGCGAAGCGAGAAGGCGTGCAAAGGCCAGGGAGATAATAGAGAGCGTTAAAATGGTTAAAAAGGCTCATTCCGAGGCAATTAAAGGGCTCCCGGATTTTGAAGCCGATCCTATGATAAAGGCAAGAAAAGAGATATTGGTAAATGAAGCAATGTTAATCGTAAGAGCAATAGCCAGACTCGGCAAAGGTTCAAAGGATCCTTTGACTGACCCAGAAGTGATATGGGCTTCGATTAAGACTGGCATTCTTGACGCCCCGGGACTTGCAAAGATGTCTGTGGCTTGTGGAGCTGTTAAAACAGCTATTATCGACGGTGCAAATCTCGCTGTTGATGATAAAGGACGCCCCATTTCTGAAAGGAAAAGGCTCAAAGCTCTTGGATTTGCTATATAG
- a CDS encoding MBL fold metallo-hydrolase — MNFMPLGGGREIGANCFILRINNFIIMLDCGRHPVKDGYESLPEIDVLERVDFIIISHSHYDHLSSLPYVLSKFPDATVFTSKENRTLALRILSNSVEVMKKKYEKDGEPVLYSHKDVKKAKKKIFPLQYMKPFELSKGLSLTLYPAGHVMGASSILIEASDKRVFYTGDISLSSQLTVPEATLPDQADIVISEGTYGLKETLSVNREMETHRLSRKLKKILESGGRAMLPVFALGRGQEALYMILKLIETGKIPRVPVYINGMVHVLTDLLLKEHNGMDPEKKAWFKEAIRRYVNIVPRNASSLIDDKRPMILILSSGMLIEDTLSYIFAHQILQESNSAVYFMGYQSPESPGFAVLEAFKSTKKLELDEEVDVLSDVDIFNFSGHASYPELLEIPRRLQPEKLIYVHGDEDALENLREELQYEFQIEIPENLERIAL, encoded by the coding sequence ATGAATTTCATGCCGCTTGGTGGGGGTAGAGAAATAGGTGCTAATTGCTTTATATTGAGAATAAACAATTTCATTATAATGCTCGATTGCGGAAGGCATCCAGTAAAAGATGGATATGAATCCCTTCCAGAGATTGATGTTCTTGAAAGAGTTGATTTCATCATTATCTCCCATTCGCATTATGATCACCTTTCCTCTTTGCCCTATGTTCTCAGCAAATTTCCCGATGCCACAGTATTCACTTCAAAGGAGAACAGAACCCTCGCCTTGAGGATATTAAGCAATTCAGTTGAAGTGATGAAGAAAAAATACGAGAAGGACGGCGAACCTGTATTATATTCCCATAAAGATGTCAAAAAAGCAAAAAAGAAAATCTTTCCTTTACAATATATGAAACCCTTTGAACTTTCAAAGGGATTATCCCTTACTCTTTACCCGGCAGGGCATGTTATGGGTGCCTCATCGATATTAATAGAAGCAAGCGATAAAAGAGTATTTTACACAGGTGATATTTCCCTTTCCTCACAGCTAACCGTTCCGGAAGCGACTTTACCGGATCAAGCTGATATAGTCATATCCGAAGGAACCTATGGATTGAAAGAAACCCTGTCTGTAAATAGAGAAATGGAGACCCACAGGTTAAGCAGAAAGCTGAAAAAGATTCTGGAATCTGGCGGAAGAGCCATGCTACCGGTTTTTGCACTTGGGAGAGGGCAGGAAGCGCTTTATATGATTTTGAAGCTGATTGAAACCGGGAAGATTCCGCGGGTTCCGGTTTACATAAATGGCATGGTACATGTGTTAACGGATCTTCTTCTCAAAGAACACAACGGCATGGATCCTGAAAAAAAAGCATGGTTCAAAGAAGCGATAAGGAGATATGTCAATATAGTTCCAAGAAATGCTTCTTCGTTGATCGATGATAAAAGGCCTATGATCCTGATACTCAGTTCCGGGATGCTTATAGAAGACACGCTATCATACATTTTCGCACATCAAATACTTCAAGAAAGCAATTCGGCTGTATACTTCATGGGATATCAGAGCCCTGAATCTCCTGGATTTGCTGTTCTGGAAGCCTTTAAGAGCACAAAAAAACTCGAACTCGACGAAGAAGTGGATGTGCTTTCTGATGTTGACATTTTCAATTTCTCTGGTCACGCGAGCTATCCTGAACTGTTAGAGATTCCCAGAAGACTGCAACCTGAAAAACTGATATATGTGCATGGCGATGAAGATGCACTTGAAAACCTAAGGGAAGAACTCCAGTATGAGTTTCAAATTGAAATTCCGGAAAACCTTGAAAGAATAGCTCTGTGA
- a CDS encoding lysylphosphatidylglycerol synthase transmembrane domain-containing protein, whose protein sequence is MAENQKQSFSYKKALYALIISFVVILAILALLGEDTDFSLIFKMSPLWIGGVILIYMLAQSINALRTKLLLKSYGIKLPYREAFVDILLMQFFNNLTPFAAGGQPYQIYDLSKRGIETTTAAAVVISRYVVNNVAILILALIFLPKYWKAFLKIPGIGIFAFIGAFLTIALLIFLVTLSYSRKMLMKFLDALLKPRFLRRLIAKFLECKPEEVRDHLVKKFEEFNYYMKLIWKKGPHYMLVDIGLSILFSLTFKFIIYFILIGFFDASNNPLNVPFVEIWGVQELLFLVAYYVPTPGASGALELGLFYMLGGTLPRGIISLAVALWRLLTYHFMIVLGTLVFLVRQRNLAKEKGA, encoded by the coding sequence ATGGCAGAAAACCAGAAGCAGAGTTTCTCATATAAAAAGGCGCTTTATGCATTGATTATCAGCTTTGTTGTAATTCTTGCTATCCTTGCTCTTTTAGGTGAAGATACCGATTTTTCGCTGATCTTCAAAATGTCCCCTTTATGGATTGGCGGGGTTATTTTGATTTACATGCTCGCACAGTCTATTAACGCATTGAGAACAAAGCTCCTTTTAAAATCCTATGGCATAAAACTTCCATATAGAGAAGCCTTTGTGGATATTTTACTCATGCAATTTTTCAATAATTTAACACCTTTCGCTGCCGGCGGACAGCCTTACCAGATTTACGACCTCTCAAAGCGGGGTATTGAAACTACAACTGCCGCTGCCGTTGTCATTTCCAGATATGTAGTTAACAATGTTGCTATACTGATTTTAGCATTGATCTTTCTGCCCAAATACTGGAAAGCCTTTCTGAAGATCCCGGGAATTGGTATTTTCGCATTTATAGGGGCTTTCCTCACCATAGCTTTGCTGATCTTTCTCGTCACTCTTTCATATTCACGAAAAATGCTGATGAAATTCCTTGACGCATTGCTCAAACCCCGGTTTCTAAGAAGACTCATCGCAAAATTCCTTGAGTGCAAGCCAGAAGAGGTCAGGGACCATCTCGTCAAGAAATTTGAGGAATTCAATTACTACATGAAACTCATCTGGAAAAAAGGACCACACTATATGCTTGTTGATATAGGGCTTTCTATCTTATTCAGCTTGACTTTCAAGTTCATCATATATTTCATTCTGATTGGCTTTTTCGACGCATCAAATAATCCTTTGAATGTTCCCTTTGTCGAAATATGGGGCGTACAGGAGCTTCTGTTTCTTGTGGCTTATTACGTTCCCACACCGGGCGCAAGCGGGGCGCTTGAGCTTGGTCTGTTTTACATGCTGGGAGGCACGCTACCAAGAGGGATTATAAGCCTTGCAGTGGCCCTCTGGCGTTTGCTTACGTATCATTTCATGATAGTACTGGGAACGCTGGTATTTCTTGTAAGGCAAAGAAATCTGGCAAAAGAAAAGGGTGCCTGA
- a CDS encoding NAD/NADP-dependent octopine/nopaline dehydrogenase family protein yields MRICVVGAGNGGQALAGVLAQRGHEVMLFNRSKKRISGIADSRTLRLEGESSGPAKLAYVGTDIEKAMKNCQIVMIVVPAFAHASVAERIAPYIEEGQVIILNPGRTGGAFEFKRILDTKGVKPGYVLAEAQTFLFASRIAGPGLVRIFRMKNAVPVSALPAKDNHILSEVLPGVFPEFVIAPNVLYTSFNNIGAVFHPAALLMNAGWIETTHGNFQFYLDGISPSVARVLTKIDEERCEIASALKIEPLGAVEWLDFAYDVKGRDLYDAIHNNDGYQGIKAPVSLYNRYILEDVPMSLVPISYFGKALNKNTTTIDSIINIANVVMGVNYWKKGRNLDSLGLSGLSVDSIWEYAEMGVKAL; encoded by the coding sequence ATGAGAATCTGCGTTGTTGGTGCCGGAAATGGCGGCCAGGCGCTCGCGGGTGTCCTTGCGCAGCGGGGGCATGAGGTTATGCTCTTCAACAGAAGCAAAAAGCGCATCTCAGGGATAGCTGATAGTCGAACTTTAAGGTTGGAAGGCGAATCTTCAGGACCAGCAAAGCTTGCCTATGTGGGAACTGATATAGAGAAAGCGATGAAAAACTGCCAGATTGTGATGATTGTTGTTCCTGCCTTTGCCCACGCTTCTGTGGCAGAAAGAATTGCCCCCTATATCGAAGAAGGGCAAGTAATCATATTGAACCCAGGGAGAACCGGTGGGGCTTTTGAGTTCAAGAGGATTTTAGATACTAAGGGTGTAAAGCCCGGATATGTCCTTGCCGAAGCCCAAACTTTCCTATTCGCATCAAGAATAGCCGGACCCGGGCTTGTACGCATCTTTAGAATGAAAAACGCTGTTCCTGTTTCCGCTTTACCTGCAAAAGATAATCACATACTCAGCGAAGTGCTTCCTGGGGTTTTCCCGGAGTTTGTAATAGCCCCCAACGTTTTGTATACGAGCTTCAACAATATTGGAGCTGTATTCCACCCTGCTGCCTTATTGATGAATGCCGGATGGATTGAAACTACTCACGGGAATTTTCAATTCTACCTTGACGGTATTAGCCCCTCCGTTGCAAGGGTTTTAACCAAAATTGATGAAGAACGCTGTGAAATTGCAAGTGCGCTGAAAATAGAACCTTTAGGCGCTGTTGAATGGCTGGACTTCGCCTATGATGTAAAAGGTAGAGATCTCTATGATGCCATCCACAACAACGACGGCTATCAGGGAATTAAAGCGCCTGTAAGCCTTTACAACCGCTATATTTTAGAAGATGTCCCCATGAGTCTCGTTCCCATCAGTTATTTTGGAAAAGCGTTAAACAAGAACACAACAACCATTGATTCAATAATTAATATAGCAAATGTGGTTATGGGAGTGAACTACTGGAAAAAGGGGAGGAATCTGGACAGTCTTGGCCTTTCAGGACTCAGCGTCGACTCTATCTGGGAATACGCTGAAATGGGGGTGAAAGCCCTGTGA
- a CDS encoding D-alanine--D-alanine ligase family protein: MKVAVVYDEPLAFEKKDMVFAVCKALSSLYNAKPLPFNEKFLSNVRSFDFVFNLSTGGGKYNKQVHVPAVLDVLGIPFTGSSAGVHAICMDKGLTKLILQKNNIPTPPFTVITNPSEITDPGFYPAFVKPSREGSAEGVSEKSVVKNFIELKERVISLYEAFREPILVEEFIDGREFTVGIVGNGEQAKVLPILEIDFSQLPEGLERFYSHRVKHNYAEKTRYICPARLEAEQVKELENLALRTYKALRMFDYARIDVRMNDNGFHIIEANSLPLLVPVYSDLTKMLEPIGWNYDDLVLNIFKAAKIRQKLLHNLE; the protein is encoded by the coding sequence GTGAAAGTTGCCGTTGTATATGACGAACCCCTTGCATTCGAAAAAAAAGACATGGTTTTCGCGGTTTGCAAAGCTTTAAGTAGCCTGTACAATGCAAAACCACTCCCATTCAATGAAAAATTCCTGTCTAATGTAAGAAGCTTTGACTTCGTCTTTAACCTCTCTACCGGAGGGGGAAAATACAACAAGCAGGTTCACGTTCCTGCTGTCTTAGACGTTCTGGGAATACCTTTTACGGGGTCATCTGCAGGGGTTCACGCTATCTGTATGGATAAGGGGTTAACAAAGCTTATCCTTCAAAAAAACAACATACCTACCCCGCCATTTACTGTGATAACAAACCCTTCAGAAATAACAGACCCTGGATTTTATCCCGCTTTTGTGAAACCATCACGCGAGGGCAGCGCAGAAGGAGTTTCTGAAAAATCTGTGGTCAAAAACTTCATTGAGCTCAAGGAGCGTGTGATTTCCCTCTATGAAGCTTTCAGAGAACCTATTCTTGTAGAGGAATTCATAGATGGCAGGGAATTCACAGTGGGAATAGTTGGAAATGGAGAGCAGGCAAAAGTATTACCCATTCTTGAAATAGATTTCTCGCAGCTTCCAGAAGGTCTTGAAAGATTTTATTCTCACAGAGTCAAGCATAACTATGCTGAAAAAACAAGATATATTTGCCCGGCACGACTGGAAGCTGAACAGGTGAAAGAGCTGGAGAACCTTGCACTAAGAACCTATAAAGCCCTGAGAATGTTTGACTATGCAAGAATAGACGTAAGAATGAATGATAATGGCTTCCATATCATTGAAGCGAATTCTTTGCCACTGCTGGTACCAGTATATTCAGACCTTACCAAGATGCTTGAACCGATAGGCTGGAATTATGATGACCTTGTACTGAACATCTTTAAGGCGGCAAAAATCAGGCAAAAGCTTCTACATAACCTTGAATGA
- a CDS encoding ABC transporter ATP-binding protein, with protein sequence MFALEIKGLKASIGDFKLGPINLAVRDGEIVGLIGPSGCGKTLLLRVASGLHDALTGKIFMGGREVTNEPPHKRNIAFVFQNDALFPHYDTYQNIAFPLQLKKESNIQERVSKKADELNGLREYLEKFPKELPAGIKKLTAIGRETVRIFDMIFMDEPFERLDKKVKTELRAMIKRLLLKIGRSVLIVLNDCEDAMAIASRVYIMNDGKIVSSGNPIDIYNNPPDLFSMELFSPFGINKYEDMIFRPEDVKIAGEGLLASVQHTSPYDSRNALCNIKINDTDCVALIPIEAAKNKELHIKITKSFKVM encoded by the coding sequence ATGTTTGCGCTGGAAATCAAAGGATTGAAGGCAAGTATTGGCGATTTCAAGCTCGGCCCGATTAACCTGGCAGTGCGAGATGGGGAAATTGTCGGCCTTATCGGGCCGTCAGGCTGCGGAAAAACATTACTGCTCAGAGTTGCTTCGGGGCTGCATGACGCCCTTACCGGAAAAATATTCATGGGCGGGAGGGAGGTTACCAACGAACCACCTCATAAGCGAAATATTGCTTTTGTCTTCCAGAATGATGCGCTCTTCCCACATTACGACACCTATCAGAACATTGCCTTCCCCCTGCAGTTGAAGAAAGAAAGCAATATCCAGGAAAGAGTCTCGAAAAAAGCCGATGAACTAAATGGGCTTCGCGAATACTTGGAAAAATTTCCAAAAGAGCTACCTGCCGGTATCAAAAAGCTTACGGCTATTGGAAGAGAAACAGTAAGGATCTTCGACATGATATTCATGGATGAGCCCTTCGAAAGGCTTGATAAGAAAGTCAAAACAGAATTGAGAGCCATGATAAAAAGGCTTTTGCTCAAAATAGGGCGTTCAGTGCTTATTGTGCTTAACGATTGTGAAGATGCCATGGCAATCGCTTCAAGGGTATATATAATGAACGATGGAAAAATCGTTTCCAGCGGAAATCCCATAGATATTTACAATAATCCGCCCGATTTGTTTTCAATGGAGCTCTTTTCACCCTTTGGCATAAACAAATATGAAGACATGATATTTAGACCTGAAGATGTGAAAATAGCAGGAGAAGGGCTTCTTGCCTCAGTTCAGCATACAAGCCCCTATGACTCGAGAAATGCTTTGTGCAACATAAAAATCAACGATACTGATTGCGTGGCACTAATTCCTATTGAGGCTGCAAAAAACAAAGAGCTGCATATAAAGATTACAAAATCATTCAAGGTTATGTAG
- a CDS encoding sodium/glutamate symporter family protein, translated as MEGNWGFVSDIMIISLLLGVAMIIKKSIRPLNRLLIPNSVLAGFLGMALGPSGLKLLDFSFDRLGTLVYHLMAIGFIAIALKKRRTGSSRSAVNTGFFIAISYAIQGIVGFSIAMILVYTFFPNLFVPFGLLLPLGFAQGPGQAYSMGTQWEALGFTNGGTIGLTIATIGFLWAAFGGIAMLNIMVKRKKSIGIPIEKPKVVERVETIVKDYEFSDIDGMTIQVMSIGSVYLVTYLFLKYFTAWIGNFGTFGETFAQVLWGFHFVIGVIFAFSFRKGYDIIRKKKKIEYLNSFLLQRVAGIVFDYMVAASIAAISLELIKEYIIPIFIITTAGGIVTILYTIYFSKRIYRKAVLEHIVTFFGMHTGTISTGIALLREVDPQFESGTAEDMVIGSGLALFLGLPLMIIINIPILGFKLGKPIYYLYTLGALILYFGLFYIFWFLKVKRSNSK; from the coding sequence ATGGAAGGCAACTGGGGATTTGTAAGCGATATAATGATCATTTCATTGCTTCTGGGCGTGGCTATGATAATCAAGAAATCCATAAGGCCTTTGAACCGCCTGCTGATACCTAATTCCGTTCTTGCTGGTTTTTTGGGTATGGCACTGGGACCAAGTGGACTGAAACTGCTCGATTTTTCCTTTGATAGGCTTGGGACCCTTGTATACCATCTGATGGCAATTGGCTTTATTGCCATTGCTTTGAAAAAAAGAAGGACGGGTTCTTCCAGGTCAGCCGTGAACACAGGCTTTTTTATAGCAATTTCCTATGCCATTCAGGGCATTGTTGGGTTTAGCATTGCGATGATTCTGGTTTATACATTTTTTCCGAATCTTTTCGTTCCCTTCGGGCTTTTGCTTCCTCTGGGATTTGCCCAGGGCCCGGGGCAGGCTTATTCGATGGGTACCCAGTGGGAAGCTCTGGGATTTACCAATGGCGGAACAATAGGATTAACAATTGCCACAATTGGCTTCCTGTGGGCCGCTTTTGGCGGTATCGCCATGTTGAATATCATGGTAAAAAGAAAGAAGTCAATTGGTATCCCCATTGAAAAGCCGAAGGTCGTTGAAAGAGTTGAAACGATTGTAAAGGATTACGAATTTTCTGATATCGACGGGATGACCATACAGGTAATGAGCATCGGGTCAGTATATCTTGTCACCTATCTTTTCCTTAAATACTTCACAGCCTGGATAGGAAATTTTGGGACTTTTGGAGAAACGTTCGCGCAGGTCCTATGGGGATTCCATTTTGTTATAGGCGTTATCTTTGCATTCTCCTTTAGAAAGGGATACGACATTATCAGAAAAAAGAAGAAAATAGAATACCTGAATTCATTTCTTCTCCAAAGAGTAGCCGGTATCGTATTTGATTACATGGTAGCAGCTTCTATTGCAGCAATTTCCCTGGAGCTAATAAAGGAATACATAATCCCCATATTCATTATCACCACAGCTGGCGGAATCGTCACCATACTCTACACGATATACTTCTCAAAGAGGATTTATAGAAAAGCCGTACTGGAACATATCGTCACTTTCTTTGGAATGCACACGGGGACAATTTCGACAGGGATTGCGCTTCTGAGGGAAGTCGATCCGCAATTTGAATCAGGCACAGCCGAGGACATGGTCATCGGAAGCGGGCTGGCCCTTTTCCTTGGCTTACCTTTAATGATAATAATAAATATTCCTATACTTGGTTTCAAACTCGGAAAACCGATATATTACCTATATACCCTGGGAGCGCTTATCCTGTACTTCGGATTGTTCTACATTTTCTGGTTCTTGAAAGTCAAGCGTTCGAATTCAAAATAA
- a CDS encoding C1 family peptidase produces the protein MKKLFILIVVFAITSSLFAGSLIDEASQRAIEINNKIAEQGLPWKAGVPEVFEKYEAAGISNLDSLISKWAGSRDLPEKARRDMHNYFFNDSATTRDAQLYSTQFLYFAMFDTPLPPSFIQIHTPIRDQGFHGTCWAFATVASFESALQVQKDGLTGEATIFPWELKVDSYDLSEQFVSFHDIDWDIYIESWYDPLQSDAIIQDSNMDVGGNQHFSTYNSIRYGIPLETDFPYSAFDLNPWINWNPTNNDWEDNLVHSTKTVEIYYGDELSWLGFPYGVYINSIKEALIKFGALGVSYTVPEDFYGYMEGIYIPTTNQLTGGHSVTLVGWLDMDAVKALGWVSPDATSVEVNDPFTGLTWYATEFWVIKNSWGDWGWNGYYVVPMVSEELYNFSATYGFGITPWMIEYRAMYVPLFEENYALTEDADFNDDGYVNEEDYQLLMEHMFTYDSNYDISIPRDGYVDHEDVTRFLMIWNSAD, from the coding sequence ATGAAAAAACTGTTCATTTTGATTGTTGTATTTGCCATTACGTCTTCTCTGTTTGCTGGCTCTTTGATAGATGAAGCCTCACAGAGAGCTATAGAGATAAACAATAAAATAGCTGAACAGGGTCTTCCCTGGAAAGCTGGCGTGCCGGAAGTTTTTGAAAAATACGAAGCGGCAGGTATAAGCAATCTGGATAGCCTAATAAGCAAGTGGGCTGGAAGCAGGGATTTGCCGGAGAAAGCAAGAAGGGATATGCACAATTATTTCTTCAACGATAGCGCCACAACCCGGGACGCGCAGCTGTATTCTACTCAGTTCCTTTATTTCGCGATGTTTGATACCCCGCTGCCACCGAGCTTTATTCAAATTCATACACCGATTAGAGATCAGGGTTTCCACGGCACGTGCTGGGCTTTTGCAACGGTAGCTTCTTTTGAAAGTGCGTTGCAGGTTCAGAAGGACGGGCTCACCGGCGAAGCCACGATCTTCCCGTGGGAGCTTAAAGTCGATAGCTATGACCTATCTGAGCAGTTTGTCTCATTTCACGACATAGACTGGGATATATATATTGAATCCTGGTATGACCCATTGCAAAGCGATGCGATAATTCAGGATTCCAATATGGATGTTGGCGGTAATCAGCATTTCTCCACTTATAACAGCATAAGATACGGCATCCCGCTGGAAACTGACTTCCCTTACAGCGCTTTTGACCTTAACCCGTGGATCAACTGGAACCCCACGAACAATGACTGGGAAGACAACCTGGTTCACAGCACAAAAACTGTTGAAATTTACTATGGTGATGAACTGAGCTGGCTGGGATTTCCTTATGGGGTATATATAAACTCCATTAAAGAAGCCCTGATTAAATTTGGCGCTCTTGGTGTATCTTATACCGTTCCTGAAGATTTTTATGGCTATATGGAAGGTATATATATACCAACCACGAACCAGTTGACAGGCGGGCATTCAGTTACTCTTGTCGGATGGCTGGATATGGATGCTGTGAAAGCTCTTGGATGGGTGTCACCTGACGCCACCAGTGTTGAAGTAAATGACCCCTTTACTGGCTTGACATGGTATGCTACCGAGTTCTGGGTTATCAAAAACAGCTGGGGCGACTGGGGCTGGAATGGTTATTATGTTGTCCCAATGGTTTCGGAAGAGCTTTATAACTTCTCTGCTACCTATGGCTTTGGGATTACGCCCTGGATGATTGAATACAGGGCGATGTATGTTCCTCTGTTCGAAGAGAACTATGCTCTAACGGAAGATGCCGATTTTAACGATGATGGCTATGTTAATGAAGAAGATTATCAATTGCTTATGGAGCACATGTTTACTTACGACTCCAATTATGATATTTCCATCCCCAGAGACGGCTATGTAGACCATGAAGATGTTACCAGATTCTTGATGATATGGAATAGTGCAGACTGA